Proteins from a single region of Trichoderma asperellum chromosome 3, complete sequence:
- a CDS encoding uncharacterized protein (EggNog:ENOG41) has protein sequence MNANRGKVGTALAMPNAVEMQTMEVERMFNITPGLVPIGKMREIWKYHGQNVDEDQLLHWLANSTQQAQDRRGAQQILAANQFIRAGGWAMFIAFSSDAGSTIRAVWNDCYGAATKDGTATGKECGDKVIAAIVKASWSFVAGGLGYGAILLQGQADPNQPVYELQNQLPPDLEHGVQRKRSADQACPNHNGNFNGFYGVRFHLGPHIGAKLSGFAPCGAGGPKPNDAAQGSFGYQINRAAGDNGAARMQFYTIQDGSRVNIMGGAIVYETNPTDTCPEFIGFNGCEE, from the coding sequence ATGAATGCCAACCGTGGTAAGGTCGGCACGGCTCTTGCAATGCCAAATGCTGTAGAGATGCAGACCATGGAGGTGGAACGAATGTTCAATATTACTCCGGGCCTTGTGCCCATTGGAAAGATGAGAGAAATTTGGAAATACCATGGCCAGAATGTTGATGAGGATCAATTGCTACACTGGCTAGCCAATTCAACCCAACAGGCTCAGGATCGTCGTGGTGCGCAGCAAATATTAGCTGCCAACCAATTTATTCGTGCTGGCGGCTGGGCAATGTTCATAGCATTCAGTTCCGATGCTGGTAGCACTATTCGAGCAGTTTGGAATGACTGCTATGGTGCTGCTACCAAGGATGGAACTGCAACCGGTAAAGAATGTGGTGATAAGGTCATCGCTGCAATCGTGAAAGCTAGTTGGTCCTTTGTGGCGGGTGGATTAGGGTATGGAGCCATACTATTACAGGGTCAAGCGGATCCAAACCAACCTGTCTACGAACTGCAGAACCAGTTACCGCCTGACTTGGAGCATGGAGTGCAGAGGAAGCGTTCGGCAGACCAGGCGTGCCCAAACCACAATGGCAACTTTAATGGTTTCTATGGAGTAAGGTTTCATCTCGGGCCACATATCGGTGCTAAACTGTCCGGGTTTGCACCTTGTGGTGCAGGAGGTCCAAAACCCAATGACGCTGCACAAGGTAGCTTCGGTTACCAAATCAACAGAGCGGCTGGTGATAACGGAGCAGCTAGAATGCAATTCTACACGATTCAGGATGGTTCTAGGGTTAATATTATGGGTGGCGCTATCGTCTACGAAACCAACCCGACTGACACCTGCCCAGAGTTCATCGGTTTTAACGGTTGTGAAGAATAG
- a CDS encoding uncharacterized protein (EggNog:ENOG41~TransMembrane:4 (i12-31o43-65i85-106o122-140i)), whose amino-acid sequence MGNSMREAIQQNVIYRQYVFLILLTLLHGYYNFIRLDGWLRGTIGFLKETVTVIVVGQFYLGNYYASCDKKRHIAERNVRQATHAANTTGIVFIALGLVWGCYILTTNNHDNEDAFNIMNNRLYLIVLMTMAFFIQLCFLKPGINELEFFVYILRYPWRFIWPAQWNEIFRGNENKH is encoded by the coding sequence ATGGGCAATTCAATGCGAGAAGCAATACAACAAAACGTCATTTACCGCCAATACGTTTTTCTAATTTTACTTACACTCCTTCACggatactataattttatacgCCTTGATGGGTGGCTTCGTGGGACCATAGGTTTTCTTAAGGAAACTGTAACAGTCATTGTCGTTGGCCAGTTTTACTTGGGTAATTATTACGCAAGTTGTGATAAGAAACGCCATATTGCAGAACGAAATGTACGACAGGCTACACATGCAGCAAATACTACTGGCATTGTCTTTATTGCACTTGGGCTAGTTTGGGGCTGCTACATACTAACAACAAACAACCACGACAACGAAGATGCATTTAATATCATGAATAATAGGTTATACCTTATTGTTCTTATGACAATGGCATTTTTTATTCagctttgctttttaaaGCCTGGTATTAACGAGCTTGAATTTtttgtatatattttaagatATCCATGGCGCTTTATCTGGCCAGCTCAATGGAATGAAATCTTTAGAGGCAATGAGAATAAGcattag